In Gemmatimonadales bacterium, one DNA window encodes the following:
- a CDS encoding helix-turn-helix transcriptional regulator — MPEKNWRFQRVWDEAKEPSQEAFGRGIGISGPMVSMIATGARQMTLDVARAISRKYGYRVAWLLEAEEPEKPNTSQVAALEQAYRRGVRETLAAFRRFADEREELFTGLGEGRAARAKGAARQVKKAEGNKHGPQSPPEASPPDRAREG; from the coding sequence TTGCCGGAGAAGAACTGGCGGTTTCAGCGGGTTTGGGACGAGGCGAAAGAGCCGTCGCAGGAAGCGTTCGGCCGCGGCATAGGGATCTCGGGACCGATGGTATCGATGATCGCCACCGGCGCCAGGCAGATGACCCTGGACGTGGCGCGGGCCATTAGCAGGAAGTACGGCTATCGCGTGGCATGGCTGCTTGAGGCGGAGGAGCCAGAGAAGCCGAACACCTCACAGGTCGCCGCACTTGAGCAGGCATACCGGAGAGGGGTCAGGGAGACGCTCGCGGCCTTCAGGCGCTTCGCGGACGAGCGGGAGGAACTGTTTACCGGACTAGGCGAAGGCCGCGCCGCGCGGGCGAAGGGGGCGGCTCGTCAGGTGAAGAAGGCGGAAGGGAACAAGCATGGCCCGCAATCGCCGCCAGAAGCGAGTCCGCCAGACCGGGCCCGGGAAGGATGA